The genomic region GCAAAGCTTGTACAAGGAAGGTGGTCGAGGCATTCGGTCTGCCAGAATTGAACGGCAAGACTGTATTGATAAAACCGAACTTCAATACTGCCGACCCGACCCCGGGATCCACCCATAACGATACCTTGGAATCGATGGTCAGGATTGTCCAGCAGAGCGGTCCGAAGAGCTTGATGGTCGGTGACCGGAGCGGCCCGGCAAACACCAGAGAGGTGTTCCAAGAAAAGGGAATATTCGCGATGGCAGATCGCCTAGGGTTCGATACCGTCATCTTTGACGAGATCCCAAAGTCTCTGTTTGCCAGGATAAGTCCTCCAGGGTCCCATTGGCGGGATGGGTTCATGATCGCGAGGCCCGTGTTGGAGGCTGATGTGGTGGTGACGTTGTGCTGCCTGAAGACCCATGGCTTCGGTGGGCATTTCACCATGTCGCTGAAAGTGACGACCGGAATGGTGGCCGGATCGAACATGCGCGAACTGCACTCCTCTGACCACATCCGGGAGATGATCGCCGAGATGAATGTGGCCTACCGCCCAAAACTCATCATAATGGATGGGGTGGAGGCTTTCGTTGATGGAGGCCCCATGACAGGGACCCGATGGCAGGCCAACACCACCCTGGCTTCGGACGACCGGGTGGCCATGGATGCGGTGGGGGTGGCGGCCTTGAAGATGCATGGCACCACCAAGGCGATCGAATCAAAGCGGATCTTTGAACAGGACCAAATACGAAGGGCGGTGGAGCTGGGCATAGGAGTTTCATCACCCGAGGAAATTGAATTGGTACCGGTGGATGACGCCTCAGAAGGTTTGGTGGCAAAGCTCCGGGACACGCTCTTCAGCGCCTGAGAAAAATGTTATTGCCGTGCATACGATAATCCAGGCCGCCATGTTGCCGTCGGGAGAACTGGAGCAGATCAAGAACGAGATCCATTCAATAATCACCTCTTATGGCCTGGCCAAGGTAGGATATGCCCCGATGGAAGGGATACCGGTCCTTGGGAGCGTTTCAAGGTTGGGCCGAGGCATGAATCATGCCATCAGTCTTCTGTGGGAAATACCGATGCAGGCAGCTTATGAAAGATCTAAGGTAGACCGTTACTATGAATGCATGGTCCATGCCAGGAGCCTACAGGACGAAGTTGCGACCTCAATCGCGGACCTGATCAAGGATCATGGACACCATGCGCTGCCGGTGACCATTGCCTTCCCCATGGACCGAGAATTGATCACCGGCCAGATATCCCACAAGGCAGTAGCTTACCAGGCCGGTCTAGGTTGGATCGGAAAGAGCAGTCTATTGATAACCCCCGAATTTGGCCCCAGGGTCCGGTTGTGCACTGTCCTGACCGATGTCCGGTTGGACCAAGGGGCCAAACCGTTGAATAACCATTGTGGCGAATGCACCAGATGCATCGACGTCTGTCCCATTAAAGCAATAAAGAATAACGATCCCGATCATGATCCATCGGACCGGGCGGAGGTGTTTGATCGCATGATATGCCATCGGAGGGAAGAGCAGTGGCTGAA from Methanomassiliicoccales archaeon harbors:
- a CDS encoding DUF362 domain-containing protein, which produces MAVGPDRKACTRKVVEAFGLPELNGKTVLIKPNFNTADPTPGSTHNDTLESMVRIVQQSGPKSLMVGDRSGPANTREVFQEKGIFAMADRLGFDTVIFDEIPKSLFARISPPGSHWRDGFMIARPVLEADVVVTLCCLKTHGFGGHFTMSLKVTTGMVAGSNMRELHSSDHIREMIAEMNVAYRPKLIIMDGVEAFVDGGPMTGTRWQANTTLASDDRVAMDAVGVAALKMHGTTKAIESKRIFEQDQIRRAVELGIGVSSPEEIELVPVDDASEGLVAKLRDTLFSA